In the genome of Homalodisca vitripennis isolate AUS2020 unplaced genomic scaffold, UT_GWSS_2.1 ScUCBcl_1350;HRSCAF=4859, whole genome shotgun sequence, one region contains:
- the LOC124371398 gene encoding zinc finger MYM-type protein 6-like, whose translation MDEESAHMQTLSTHKGETVEPFGFHDNELTLQNGCIFKGYRIMIPEALQHSVLNELHVGHLGMEKMNILARSFCAWKSIDRDIEQMEIEGGISGKELFDIVNNFMAENDINWEDCVGVCTDGGRSMSGHYQGLQSRIREKAPNTVWTHCIIHGEALAAAKFSSELSAQHSSLLYYSSARWLSLGNSLLRLFELKQEIIHIFLSEDNNALADTFIDESFLLKLAFLTDIFERLNILNKSLQGNNTDIFQLTSKVEAFKNLMLWEKSLKNGDCSMFSTLNQFLKENDLTLKEEMKTMLTQHLSRVQSYFEDYLPKDEIKAQQWVNDPFQTEMPENFSNEEAEQLIDISTDLSLKSKFQSQCLFEFWNGTENDFPLLSKKSFHVECKLTLVASSWQPDAVKKLDLYTEKYQKHEAVSSSYYIVYCHAFPSHGIPCSAVLARCPPPPTTGRTP comes from the exons ATGGACGAAGAAAGTGCACACATGCAGACACTCAGCACCCATAAAG GAGAGACGGTCGAACCTTTTGGTTTCCACGACAACGAACTAACACTACAAAATGGTTGCATATTCAAGGGCTACAGGATAATGATTCCAGAAGCTTTACAACACTCAGTGTTAAATGAACTACATGTTGGACATCTAGGCATGGAGAAGATGAATATCCTTGCTAGAAGTTTTTGCGCGTGGAAAAGTATTGACAGAGATATTGAGCAAATG gaaattgaagGAGGCATCTCTGGTAAAGAGTTGTTtgatattgttaacaattttatggCGGAGAATGATATTAACTGGGAAGACTGTGTTGGGGTGTGTACTGATGGAGGCCGGTCAATGTCAGGCCACTACCAAGGACTGCAATCTCGCATTCGGGAAAAAGCCCCAAACACTGTTTGGACACACTGTATTATACACGGAGAAGCACTGGCAGCAGCAAAGTTCAGTTCAGAGTTAA GCGCTCAACACTCGTCCCTTTTGTACTATAGCAGTGCTCGATGGCTATCTCTGGGCAATTCTCTGCTAAGATTGTTTGAGCTGAAGCAAGAAATAATCCACATTTTTCTGAGTGAAGACAATAATGCTCTTGCTGATACGTTTATTGATGAAAGTTTTCTCCTTAAACTGGCGTTCCTGACAGATATTTTTGAACGTTTGAACATTCTTAACAAGTCTTTGCAGGGGAACAATACGGATATTTTTCAATTGACCAGTAAAGTTGAAGCATTCAAGAATCTTATGCTTTGGGAAAAAAGTTTGAAGAATGGAGATTGTTCGATGTTTTCAACTTTGAATCAGTTTCTTAAAGAAAACGATCTTACTctgaaagaagaaatgaaaacaatgttgacTCAGCACTTGTCTAGAGTACAAAGTTATTTTGAAGACTACCTGCCAAAAGATGAAATCAAAGCGCAGCAGTGGGTAAACGACCCTTTTCAAACTGAAATGCCTGAAAACTTCAGCAATGAAGAAGCAGAACAGCTAATTGACATTTCAACGGACTTGTcattgaaatcaaaatttcagTCCCAATGCTTGTTTGAGTTTTGGAATGGTACTGAAAACGATTTTCCACTGTTGAGCAAAAAAAG TTTTCATGTTGAGTGTAAGCTGACTCTTGTAGCCAGCAGTTGGCAACCTGATGCAGTCAAGAAACTGGATTTATACACCGAAAAATACCAGAAGCATGAAGCTGTTAGTTCTTCGTACTATATTGTGTATTGTCACG CTTTCCCCTCGCACGGAATTCCCTGTAGCGCTGTATTAGCACGCTGTCCTCCTCCTCCGACCACAGGTAGGACGCCCTAA